In [Leptolyngbya] sp. PCC 7376, a genomic segment contains:
- a CDS encoding carbohydrate ABC transporter permease, with the protein MSKTFKLIGTYLFLGAIALVMLFPLLWLLSTALKSPSENIFSFPPQLIPETPTLQNFVTVWQNHPFGKYLFNSTLIAVLTVVFNLLFCALAAYPLARLDFRGRDIIFATVVSTIMIPFQIVMIPLYVLTVQLGLRNTYLGIIFPSLASAFGIFLLRQAFQGVPKELEEAGRIDGCSELGIWWHIMIPAVRPALITLAIFVFIGSWSDFLWPLIVIDRPEFYTLPLGVATLAGQFSLDWRLVAAGSIISLLPVMILFGFLQRYIIPTDSGSGVKG; encoded by the coding sequence ATGTCAAAGACTTTTAAATTAATTGGAACCTATCTATTTCTTGGGGCGATCGCCCTTGTGATGCTCTTTCCATTACTGTGGCTGCTGAGTACTGCTCTAAAATCTCCCTCCGAAAATATTTTCAGCTTTCCGCCACAACTCATCCCCGAAACACCTACCCTACAAAACTTTGTCACCGTCTGGCAGAATCATCCTTTCGGCAAATATCTATTTAACAGCACCCTGATCGCTGTATTAACCGTTGTCTTTAATTTACTCTTCTGTGCCCTTGCCGCCTATCCATTGGCACGCTTGGATTTTCGGGGACGCGATATCATTTTTGCGACAGTAGTTTCGACGATTATGATTCCGTTTCAGATTGTGATGATTCCCCTGTATGTGCTGACTGTGCAACTAGGGTTACGCAATACCTATCTCGGCATTATCTTCCCAAGTCTGGCCTCTGCCTTTGGCATTTTTCTATTACGTCAAGCCTTTCAGGGTGTCCCAAAAGAACTCGAAGAAGCAGGCCGAATTGATGGTTGCTCAGAGCTAGGCATTTGGTGGCACATTATGATTCCAGCTGTGCGACCCGCTCTTATCACCCTCGCTATTTTTGTATTTATCGGATCCTGGAGTGATTTTCTCTGGCCATTAATCGTCATTGATCGCCCCGAATTCTATACTCTTCCCCTCGGTGTCGCGACCCTTGCTGGACAATTTTCCCTTGATTGGCGTTTAGTAGCAGCGGGTTCAATTATTTCACTCTTACCTGTGATGATTCTGTTTGGATTTCTTCAGCGATATATCATTCCAACGGATAGTGGCAGTGGTGTCAAAGGCTAA
- a CDS encoding DNA polymerase III subunit delta' — protein sequence MISLDQVIGQQQAITLLRRAIATDQIAPAYLFAGTAGIGRSLAARGFSTELMTQGVDSEAQRLIRYKLHKNNHPDLLWVEPTYQHQGKLYTPAQASEAGLKRKAPPQIRIEQIRQISSFLARPALEAPRCLVVIEEAQTMAEAPANALLKTLEEPGNATLVLLAPSADSILPTLVSRCQKIPFYRLSQENVAHILTEKGYQHILDDETILAIAQGSPGEAIAIYELLGNVPQDLLGKLKKMPTNPLQSLTLAKELTAALETEVQMRLIDYLQYHYWQLTGQRDAIEKLEEVRKYLRRYVQPRLVWETFFLGNCS from the coding sequence ATGATTTCTCTTGATCAGGTTATTGGACAACAGCAGGCTATAACACTTCTTCGTCGGGCGATCGCCACGGATCAGATTGCACCAGCATACCTATTTGCAGGGACAGCAGGAATCGGCCGAAGCCTTGCAGCACGCGGATTTAGTACTGAGTTGATGACCCAAGGAGTTGACTCAGAAGCCCAACGATTAATTCGTTACAAATTGCACAAAAATAATCACCCAGATCTGCTTTGGGTAGAGCCGACTTATCAACACCAAGGGAAACTTTACACACCAGCCCAAGCATCGGAAGCCGGTTTAAAGCGAAAGGCTCCTCCTCAAATTCGCATTGAGCAGATTCGACAGATTTCGTCATTTCTGGCGCGCCCAGCTTTGGAAGCTCCTCGATGCTTGGTGGTAATTGAGGAGGCCCAAACGATGGCAGAAGCTCCTGCTAATGCTCTGCTAAAAACGTTGGAAGAACCCGGTAATGCCACGCTTGTGCTGTTAGCGCCCAGTGCGGATAGTATTTTGCCGACTTTGGTTTCTCGCTGCCAAAAGATTCCGTTTTACCGGTTATCTCAGGAAAATGTCGCTCATATTCTCACAGAGAAGGGTTATCAACATATTCTCGATGATGAAACAATTTTGGCGATCGCCCAAGGGAGTCCGGGAGAGGCGATCGCCATTTATGAGCTGCTCGGTAATGTGCCGCAGGATTTACTCGGGAAACTGAAAAAGATGCCCACCAATCCACTCCAATCACTCACCCTCGCCAAAGAATTGACCGCTGCGCTCGAAACCGAAGTGCAGATGCGATTAATTGATTATTTGCAATATCATTATTGGCAATTAACTGGTCAAAGGGATGCCATCGAAAAATTAGAAGAGGTGCGAAAATATTTGCGGAGATATGTCCAACCACGTCTAGTGTGGGAAACTTTTTTCTTGGGAAATTGTAGCTGA
- a CDS encoding PTPA-CTERM sorting domain-containing protein — protein MKSLIGKLGLGSAVIGLAMMTAPAAEAFVITTTNFGSYDVDVIFGNFNSNEDILADQDWWGNQGLADEIGAALFVDWEKFHRSQQWSDPGDVELHGAMLAFELNLSSRGDRAGTVLIESEEVRLSSPLSQVNFNSRGDRGILGNSGFYYLTGTSVPTPTTVVPTPAAVLPGLFGMGLSAMRKRRDSSSENI, from the coding sequence ATGAAAAGTTTAATTGGAAAGTTAGGTCTAGGTTCTGCTGTAATCGGATTAGCAATGATGACGGCACCAGCTGCAGAAGCCTTTGTGATTACGACAACAAATTTTGGTTCGTATGATGTTGACGTTATCTTCGGTAACTTCAACTCAAATGAGGATATTTTGGCAGATCAAGATTGGTGGGGAAATCAAGGATTGGCGGATGAAATCGGTGCAGCTCTTTTTGTTGACTGGGAAAAGTTTCACCGTAGCCAACAATGGTCTGATCCGGGCGACGTTGAATTGCATGGTGCCATGCTTGCATTTGAATTGAATCTCAGCAGTCGGGGTGATCGTGCTGGAACAGTGCTCATTGAAAGTGAGGAAGTTAGATTATCTTCTCCACTGTCACAAGTGAATTTTAATAGTCGGGGTGATCGAGGCATTTTAGGCAATTCGGGATTTTATTACTTAACAGGGACATCTGTTCCTACGCCTACGACGGTGGTTCCCACTCCAGCAGCAGTTTTGCCTGGCTTATTTGGCATGGGTCTTTCTGCCATGCGTAAGCGCAGAGATTCTTCCTCTGAAAACATTTAA
- the psb28 gene encoding photosystem II reaction center protein Psb28 yields the protein MAVIQFSQGIDEPEIPDIRVTRAQDGSTGTAVFTFEDPAALAQDSTDEITGMYLIDEEGEIITREVKGKFYDGKARVIEARLIMRSPEEWERFLRFMERYGKQNGLEFTKS from the coding sequence ATGGCAGTTATCCAATTTTCTCAAGGCATCGATGAGCCTGAAATCCCAGATATTCGTGTAACTCGCGCCCAAGATGGCAGCACTGGAACCGCTGTTTTCACCTTTGAAGATCCTGCGGCTCTTGCCCAAGACAGCACTGACGAGATTACAGGCATGTACCTCATTGACGAAGAAGGTGAGATTATCACTCGCGAAGTCAAAGGTAAGTTTTATGATGGTAAAGCTCGCGTCATTGAAGCTCGTCTCATTATGCGATCGCCCGAAGAGTGGGAACGCTTTTTACGCTTTATGGAGCGTTATGGTAAACAAAATGGCTTAGAATTCACCAAATCCTAG